CTTGGTGCACCGCGACCAGACTGGAGGAGCAGGCAGTGTCCACAGTGAGCGAGGGCCCATGCCAGTCGAAGAAGTACGATATCCTGTTAGAAACGATACTTCGAGCGGTACCTGGGGCTGTTAGTAAAGCCTTCATTGTGTTAAAGGGTGCAACTCTCACCTATTGCAAGGTACGTTGGGACGTGCTGCAAGTCTCGAAATTGCAGAGATTCGTAGTCGACATACATAACACCGACATAAACACCAGTGTTGGAGCCTTTGAGGCCTTCGATAGTCAAGCCAGCGCCTTCCAAGCCCTCGTAAACTGTCTCCAGAAGGAGGCGCTGCTGAGGGTCCATAGCTATTGCTTCCGGCGctgtaatattaaaaaattggGCGTCGAACTTGGCGACATCTTCTTGAAGGAGGTAGGAGTGCTTGACGTTGGCGTGACCGGGAAACTGAGAATCCTTGTGGTGAAATCCGCGAACGTCAAATCGACTGGGCGGAATCTCACAGAGTACATCGCGCGGTTCTCGGAGCAGATCCCATAACTTGGAGGGCGAGCTGGCACCTCCTGGAAACCTGCAGCCGCTTCCGACAATCGCAATGGGCTCGTTCCCTTGGGAAGCCATGTTTGGGGAGGCCATACTAAGCGACTGGACGTGTTCAGAATAATCTGATCGGGACGGTTAAGGAAACCTTCTAGAGAAGCCCCTTGATAATGATGGTAGACGGTTGTTGGTATTGTACAATGTGGCAAGCTTAAGAGGCGCTGTGTAATCCCCGCGTGATGCGTTCAAAGAACAAGAATAAGAGGCGCGATCTAAGCTGTCGTTTCCAAAGGTACTATTTGATCAACAATTGGACTCAGACTACAATAACTATGCCTCTCAAGCTTCAACTCTCCAACTCGGGAACATATCACTTACCCGATTTCGATCCAGACCTTGAGGCAAATATTGAACAGGCAGTCGTCGGATTCGATCCCTGTCACCTGTCATCGTAGAGCCCAGGCCCTGGATGCAAACTGGTCCCTGCAGCTCTGCCTTAGTGGGCTCCGAATCTGCGGTCAGGACCAGCTTACACCCCCACGTCGGGAGCAAGTGGGTTCGGCAGGATCAGCCCGGCAGGAGCACATCTTATGCCTCCGAAGGTGTGAGAAAGCCCTCCGAACGGCCTGATTAGGATCTTACGAGTACAACGTGGGGGCAAACCGATTGGCCAGAACCATTCTCCAGAAGGAATCCTTCAGACAGAGACCCGTAGACTTCGCTTTTGGGTAGTGAGAAGGCTGGGTTCTGTGCGCAAGAAGCCGATTACCGAGTCGGTGACTTTGCCTGCGGATGTGGCGGCTGAGGCAGGTTCATCGCCTCGTCTTTCACTTTGCTTGCACGCTTTAGGCTTCTAGGTCTATGGAATGCGCGGATGTCCGGTCTAGGGCTTTATGCCTTACTAATCCGTGATGGACACATGAAGTCTTACATGTAGTCGCCGCATTCTGTCAAACTTGGAATTGATCGGGCCGGGCTGTAAATCCGTTTTGGCGCATCAATCCATCCTGTTGCCGCCACCATGCTGGATCTTGAGTTTGCTGGTACGGGTTGGGCAACTCGCGATAACGCCACGATTGCCTTCGGCTGTGTTAGTGATCCTTTGCACCTCGATAACCACTCCACATACTATAGAGTGTCTAACCATCTTCTAGATCATAGCCTATAGTGTGATTCGAACCATCTATTTGGTTTGGTTTCATCCTTTAGCAAAATATCCTGGACCCAGAATTGCTTCAGTTTCCAACGTCTGGTACGGATACCAATGGTAGGTTGACAAACTTCGACAAAGGGAGTGCATCCCAGAAAATAGCCAAGACTAATTTATTATCTTCAGGCTGTCCGGTCGCTATCCTTGGGCAATGCAACGAGCCTTCAAAAATTATGGTGAGCTGTAATCACTTTCTGGTGGGAAATTGACTTTCTCACATGAATAGGCGATGTTGTTAGAATTGCACCCAACGAGCTGGTCTTCATAACTCCCAAAGCCTACACAGGTATGTTCTCTGCGACCTGTCCTGATGCTGAAATTTCTAACGCAAAGTTGGCAAGACATCTACACCAGCAGCATCAATGGACGGCCTGGCTTTGTCAAGTCTGACATGCTCGATACCGGGGACAAGTACGAGGGCTTAGCTTCGGAAAGAGATATCGACAAGCACCGGGCTGCCCGCAAGCAATTGGCTCCTGCATTTAGTCCCCGGTCTTTAAAGCAGTATGAATCCATCATTCATGCCGACGTGGACGAGTTTGTCGAAGTGCTCAAGAACTCACCTGCGACTGGAGCGGGGGTCGACATTGCTCCATGGTTTGAGAGAGCCACTTGTGATCTTGGTGGCTCGATCACACTCGGCCACAATTTCAAAAACATCCAGTCTGGTCAGTGATACCCGGGCCTCGGTGCTTACGAAGTCTTGCAACTAGATTGCGCTGGAATCTCGGCTGACATGATCGCCGAATAGGCCAAAACCACCCTATCTTGGAGTCACTGTTGCGCATTGGTCACTGGGCCACATTCCGCAACGTCATGCGCCGCTTTCCCCTGCTCTACCCACTATCCTATGTCTTTCTGCCGCCGAAAGTGGCGTTCAGCTACTTCAGAGCTCACTCGACGAGTAAAAAGCTCATCAGAACTCGTGTCGAGGAGCGTCACGACCGCAAGGACTTGGATTACATGACCCAATTTCTGAAGAACGAGGAGGCGCTCCCGCCAGATGGTTTCCTCGTGTCTCAAGCCGGCCATCTCATTCTTGATCATTACGAATCTTCGAGTGTCTTGACGGCGGGTATGTGTTTCTTGACAACGAACGATGAGGTCATGAAAAAGCTACAGAGCGAGTTGAGAACGACTTTCAAGTCGTATGAAGATATTACGGAGGATAAGCTTCAAGATCTGCCCTGGCTCAATGCTACTATTGAGGAAGTCATTCGACTTCACACCAATGTTCCTTACGGACTTCCGAGAATCAGCCCTGGTCACATTGTTGATGGGAACTACGTGGCAAAAGGCGTAAGTAATCCAGCCTACTCTCCAGGCACTGCTCATTAGCACCCTCTCAGTTCC
The DNA window shown above is from Colletotrichum lupini chromosome 7, complete sequence and carries:
- a CDS encoding cytochrome P450; translation: MQRAFKNYGDVVRIAPNELVFITPKAYTDIYTSSINGRPGFVKSDMLDTGDKYEGLASERDIDKHRAARKQLAPAFSPRSLKQYESIIHADVDEFVEVLKNSPATGAGVDIAPWFERATCDLGGSITLGHNFKNIQSGQNHPILESLLRIGHWATFRNVMRRFPLLYPLSYVFLPPKVAFSYFRAHSTSKKLIRTRVEERHDRKDLDYMTQFLKNEEALPPDGFLVSQAGHLILDHYESSSVLTAGMCFLTTNDEVMKKLQSELRTTFKSYEDITEDKLQDLPWLNATIEEVIRLHTNVPYGLPRISPGHIVDGNYVAKGVVVSSCAYATTHSEKYFSKPYEFKPQRWLPKDHAEYDHAFDGDDRAAFRPFSAGSRNCLGQAMAYLVLRIMFAKLCWKFQWELLNKNEMDWDRDLRLYIVWQKPKVHVRITPFERKVIKVPVKLGPNATTPYTEMDTDDDDEGGDLAIMATAPCDIRRGGFNQKICALNNKT